Part of the Falco cherrug isolate bFalChe1 chromosome 1, bFalChe1.pri, whole genome shotgun sequence genome, GGCTGGGAAGGACCCCCACCATCCTGCCCAGGCGAAGGCTCTCCGTGCGGAGCCAAGCGTGtggccctgcagctggctgtgatCTGGCAGTGTCCCGCCGGGAGGGGACAGCGCTGGGCAGTGTCCCCTCGatggctgcctggctgctcacGCTGTAAGGGGGGGCTTCAGCATCGCGCTGGGTGCCTGGCTAACCCCCACTCCCCACAGGCCAGCCAGCTGGGGGTCTACAAGGCTTTTGTGGATAACTACAAAATCGCACTGGAGACGGCGGAGAAGTGCAGCCAGAGCAACTACCAGTTCCAGAAAATCTCGGAGGtaagctgggctggggggccaTGGCCAGGCTGTCCCGGCACACGGCAGAGAATGCCATCCCCGTGGCTGAGCCACCCCTGTCTGCCCCACAGAGGTACTCCCCCTACCCTGAGGACTGTCCTGGGGGCAGGGACATCAGTGGCTGTGGGGGAGGGTCATGCTCTCTGAGTATTGTAGGGCTTTGCCCCCCACCTTGTGCAAGCTCAGGTCAGGCTCAGTCCCCACTGCTGTCATTTCTGGGATGCCCAGCACCCTCTCGCCCCATCCAGTGAgcatgggtgctgggtgctgggcacctGTGGCTCATCTCCTGCTGGCTGCATCTCTGTGCCTGGCTTCCCTATAGAAACAGGGACCTCcgtggctgcagcctggccccctgctccctccagccccttcTGTAACAGGGCTCTTAGCTCAGTGGGGCTGCTATAGGGCTGGGGGTCCTGCTCCAAGGTACCCCATGGGCTCACCGTGTCCTGacagctgggcacagccagagctgctccCGGCCAGGCAGCATCCCGTACAGTCCACAcctccaccccagcacccatgtGTGGCCTCCAGcatggccaggctggggctgggggcaggtaTCAGGGGGCAGGAAGGGTGGGGGGGAGCCCATGACCTTGAGCAATGaccacacacccccagccccccttgGGCTGCTCTGATGGGCCTTTCCCTCCCTAGGAGCTGAAGGTGAAGGGCCCCAAGGACTCGAAGGAGAGCCACACGTCTGTCACCATGGAGGGTACGGCAGGCGCGGGCGTGGGGAGGGGGACGCAGCCTTTTGTCTGTGCGCGGGTCTGGCGTGGATGAATTACTGAGCGGCTCCCGCGAGCGGAGCCCTTTGTGTTCCCGTGTGCCGAGCCAGTGAGGAGAGGGGGGACACAGCTCTTGAGGATGCTGGGGGCGTGCaggagccccccaccccctgcccaccccctcaTCCCCGCCCGCCGGCTGCGCCGAGAGCTGTGCTGAGGGGCCGATGCCGTGCCGCAGCCGGGCTGAGCTGGCGCGGGGTGGCAGAGATGGCTGCGTGGAGACGGGGCTGCCATGGAAATCCTCGTCGTAGTCCGACTCTGCTGTAACTGCACCTACGGTGAGGCgaggggggcgaggggggcgGCTCCGAATTCAGGTGCCGGTGGGGTGGGGAGCCACGCTGCAGGGACACTGGCCCGGGGCTGGCTGTCcttgctggggggtgggggctgcgtCGTGCTCTGCAGCCTGAAGTTGGGAGCGTCTTTGTTCCAGGCTTTATTGAATCATCTTGGCTCCGGCACACGCGGCCACGCGCTCGCCTTCCCTGCTGGGCAGGTGCTCGTGCCGGTGGAGGGACAtcgaggggctggggcaggcagggggaccccctgtgcctgggctgtgctgcgGGGACAGCGGTAGGGAGGGATCCCCGTTTGCTTGCCGGAGGCTGTGAGTGTCTTGGGGCTGGAACGTCCATCTCCGTGGCTGGGCAGGAGAGGCaccaggtgtccctgcctgcctgcccccgTGCTGCCTGCGTGGGGGTCCCAGGCTGGCGGAGCGGCGCTGGCCAGCAAGGAGCCCAGTGCTCCTCCCTTGTGCTGGGATATCCCCTCCCGGGGCTCCCTGGTGCTTTGCATGTGCCTGTAGCGATGGTAGCAGGAGGGTCCATCCTCCCCGTGTGTCTAGGGTGGGAGAAAGCGGGGGgacaccctgcctgcccccctccGTCCTAGAGCAGGGCTCTCCCTGGCTGCCGCATGGAGCGGGGCTCTGATTTTACTCGCTGGCGTGGAGTCTTGGGTGATGCAGCCTCCAGTTCGGGGTCTAGCCATGCATCCTCGCCTCCCGAGCAGAGACCCTCTGCCAGGACAAGGGTCCCTCTCTCAGGACCCGGCTCCACAAGGCAGCACCTTCTGGGGGAAGGGGATGGGAGCCCCCTGTGGCTCATGGCACAGGGTGGTGGCACCtatccctcctctcccctggcCTGAATGCCCGGCCCTACTTGGCCCTGGCAGTTTGGGGAAGTGCTCTGAAGTGAAGGGAAAACCCAGAGGCATCAGCCTGGCTGTAAGCAGCCCAGGGAGCTGTGTGAGCAGCTGGCCATGGGGAGCAGCACTGTGGATGTGCTCTGTGCCTTTGCCTGCCCAAAGAACTGTGGAGGAGGCTGCTTGGGGTGAAATGTGCCTCTGATGAGCCCCCGGGGTTCTTTCCTGGTGGGAGGGTGCGTGGCAGGAGAAAGGGGGTGTCTGTGCCCTGTGTgtggggcagctctgccccattGCCCTGGACAGAGCCTCGTGTGCAGTTGTGGGGCGCCGTGGGGAGGGAACACAGGACAGCGGTGCTGGGACCGTGCCTTGGCCCCTGCATTCTCTGTAGgtgtgtgttttgctgctgctgctggagcagcctgggtTCCCCTTgcacccagggctggctgccagaGGGGAAGTGCAGGGTGTCCCGGGGGGTGGCAGAGGCCGgtgagagcagggcagggactgaACATGCCGGTGAGCCAAAAGGGAAACTGAAAAAGCTGCTGGGGGAATGAGTAGCTCTTCTGTTCTGCAGCCACCGCACGGCaagctggtggtgctggtgcccGCACCATGTGCGGGGAGGTCCTTCATCCCCGAGGGGGACATGCTGGCACAGTCATGGTGGGGACGTCCTGCAGTCAGGACAGCACGATGTTTATGGTGGCTCCTCTGGCTTTGCCACCCGTGACCCGTGGCAGCAGAGGGCAGGAGGACATGGTGGCTGTGTTGGTGCCCCCATGGTGCCCTGTCCTGGGACAGGGACGGACCTTGCCGATCCAGGGCAATGGCTGGAGCAGGGTGCCATGTGGGAAGTGCCATATGGCAGCTGTCCAGGCTTGTCACCCCAGTGGGGACCCTGCAGGCACTTCTACTGCTGGTGAAACCTCTTGGGTGCAGCTCCAAAATCAAGGTGCACgtcaggcagctgccagcactgggctCTGCCAGGCCGTGGTTCCTCCGGCTCCTGGCGCAGCAGAGCACGGCGCTGCCGCATTGAACCTTGGCTCACTGCTGCTCTTGGCAGTAACGCGATTGTCCAGCCGTCGCTGGCTCCGTGCAGAATGGACCCCAGACACTTGTCCAGGGCTCTGTGCAGACCTGGGGGGTCTCTGGGCATCTGGTCTCCCCTGCTTGCCCCTGTGGGATGTGCTGCTGGCTCTCATGGGTGGGAGAGGGACCAGggccctggctggctgctgacacctcctctctcccctcagCGCTGCTGTACAAACCCATTGACCGCGTGACGCGGAGCACCCTTGTTCTGCACGTGAGTGTGACACCAGTCCCGGGGGCGGGGGTGCTCTGTCTCCATTGCTCCTGGGGACCCGCAGCTGTGGGGAATGCTGCTGGGGGGGtcgctgcaggcagggcagtgcccTCTGGCCACTCACCTCTGCCTGTCCCCTTCCAGGACCTCCTGAAACACACCCCTGCTGACCACCCTGACTACCCGCTGCTCCAGGATGCCCTCCGCATCTCGCAGAACTTCCTCTCCAGCATCAATGAGGACATCGATCCCCGGAGGACAGCGGTCACCACCCCCAAGGGCGAGGTGAGCCAGGGGGGTCGGCAGTGCCTGGGCAGAGGGTGAGGGCTGagccctctgccagcccctggctggTGTCTCTACCCTGAAGAGCCCCATGGTGCTGGGCCAGGAGATAGAGGATTTCCTCTAGACGCAGTCCTGGGTGCAAGGTTGGGGCTCTACCTGGTCTTGCTGGCACCCTACTGAGCATATGGGAATCCAAATAGCACCCAGAGGACATGGACCTTCCCATGCTCCTGGTGGCTGAGCCGTGGAGAGGGACAGGAGCATCCATGCCCTTTGGTTTGTTGGCCTTTGCTCCCTGCCCGCTCTCATGCCAGCCCTGGTGCCCCGCAGACCCGGCAGCTTGTCAAGGATGGCTTCTTGGTGGAGCTGTCGGAGGGCTCACGGAAGCTGCGGCACGTTTTCCTCTTCACCGACGTGCTGCTTTGTGCCAAGCTGAAGAAGACAGCGGTGGGGTAAGGAGGGCACTGGGCGTGGGGAGAATGCATCCCAACCTCCCCATCCTCCAGcgggctgggggatgctgggaaTGGGGTCAGGCATCGCTCAGTGCCCGTGCCCCGGCTGCAGGAAGCACCAGCAGTATGACTGCAAGTGGTACGTGCCCCTGGCCGACCTGGTGTTCCCCTCGCCGGAGGAATCGGAGCACTGCCCGCAGGTCCACGTCATTCCCGACCATGAGCTGGAGGACATGAAGATGAAGATCTCGGCCATCAAGAGCGAGGTGCAGAAGGAGGTGAGAGGAGGGTGTGGGACCTGCTGCCGGGGTGGGTGCCTTCCTTGGGGTAAGGGTTGGGACACGAGAGCCAGTGGTGCCTGTGAAAGCTCCTGTCTGCTCCCCCCCTGCAGAAAGCCAACAAGGGCCAGAGCCGGGCCATTGAGCGTCTCAAGAAGAAGATGTTTGAGAATGAATTCTGGCTGCTCCTCAACTCGCCTGCCATCCCCTTCCGCATCCACAACCGCAACGGGAAGGTGaggagggtgggcagggagccaggctcagccctgcctgcacccagcctgCTGCATTGCCCTCTCTTTTACAGAGCTACCTCTTCCTGCTGTCGTCCGACTACGAGAGGTCTGAGTGGAGGGAAGCCATTCAGAGACTGCAGAAAAAGGGTAAGTTTGGGGCTGCTGAGGCTCTCCTGGGGCTCCTGGCCCCCCCAGGGGCCATAAGGAGGTCCCACAGGATTGCAGCCCACTGCTCTCTGGTCCCCATGGCCagtgctggctgtgtccctctGAAGCTCCTCTCATGTCCTCTCCCAGACCTCCAAGCCTTTGTCCTGAGCTCGGTGGAGCTGCAGGTGCTCACGGGATCCTGCTTCAAGCTACGCACCGTCCACAACATCCCGGTCACCAGCAATAAGGACGGTGAGTATCCGCTGGGCTGGCAGGTCCCTTTTTGCCTCTGGATGATGCTGTGATGGTGCTGAGGGGTCccctggctggagcagggtcccTGGCTGTGCGGGGGGACAGCTACCCACCAGGTGGCACTGCCGGAGCAGAGTCGGGCTCCCAGGCAGTGCCATCCCAGCTGCAACATAGGGCTGCTTTGGGGGTCTCTCCAGCACCCCCACGGGCTGGGCAGTACCAGGGTGGCCCCAGGCTGagacccagccagcccccctgGGAACCTCCCCCAGGGCGgtccagcagcaggagagctcGGGATGTCCGGCAGGGATAATGGGCAGCAGGGGATGCGTGTCCCCTTCCAGACCTTAGGAATAGCTCTCCAGGGGTTTGGGGACATTGGGGTGTCACCGCAGGCACCTAGCTCTCACTATGGCAAAGGCTGCCTCGGGGATGGCCAGGGCGCAGGAGTCAGCAGCTGAGCCCTGACACaacctctgctctccctgctgcagacGACGAGTCCCCCGGGCTATACGGGTTCCTGCACGTCATCGTCCACTCTGCCAAGGGCTTCAAGCAGTCTGCCAGTAAGTGTGGGTGCCCACCCTTGCTTGGAGGGGCCGGTGTGATCAGAGGAGCTGGGGTCCAGCATGCTCTGCCCACAGTGGTCCCCCAGGAGCCAGTAGGGATGTTCCTGGGGTGCTGAGCGGTGTTTGCTCCCCCAGACCTTTACTGCACGCTGGAGGTGGACTCCTTCGGCTACTTCGTTAGCAAAGCCAAGACCAGGGTTTTCCGGGACACCACCGAGCCACAGTGGAATGAGGTGAGAGTGGGACACAGGGATGGGACTGTGCCCCTTGTCCCCTTCTAGCCGCAGTTTTGAAGCTgctctggggtgctggggctgagccaccCTCCTTCCGTGCCCAGGAGTTTGAGATCGAGCTGGAGGGCTCCCAGTCCCTGCGCATCCTCTGCTATGAGAAGTGCTACGACAAGACCAAGCTCAACAAGGACAACAACGAAATTGTAGACAAGATCATGGGCAAGGGGCAGATCCAGGTATGGCTGGGGCTTTTGTGCATCTTATCACCTGATGGTGAACTCTTGGGGCCAAGCACCTGGGTGGGAGGGTTGCTCTGGAGTGATGCCTGGGGTGGGATGCTTAGCAGCATGGGCAGGCAGCTCCGTTTTGGGGAGTGGGGTACAGGGACTGGGGCTCCGGGTTGAAGGCAGTGAGGTGGGTGGGCAGTAGGCATGTGGCTGATGGtcctggagcacagcagctgcaggaggaggtgggacaAAGTGAGAGGGGGTCCTGTGGAGGTGGCAAAGCCAGCAGCCACTCCCCAGATGTGCATCCAGCCCTTCTGTGCTACAgccctgggggctgtggggagggggtcgGCACCCGCCCCAGGGAGGGTCTCTGAGCatgcaccccctgcccctccccgcCAGCTGTGGCTGTCCCCTTCTGCCACCATCTGCCTCCCCTGTGCCTCCATCAGCGGCTGTTATGGCAACAGGGGTTTCCAGGGCAACGGCTGAGCTGCCTGTGATTGGTGGTTGCCAGGCAGGGAGGATGGAGGCCTGGGCTGCCCTGAGGTGCTCCCAGGTGAGGAGGACTGGGAcgatggggggaggggggcaggcagcccccagcccccacatccccccagcacccaccatggccaggctgcagggaggcccagggcagtggggagTGGTTCGGGGTGGGGGTACCCCTGCGTTTTCCAGGGGGTGACCCCCAATTCAGCTaccttccctgctgtgctggggacagtGTCACGCCTGGGACACAGCTCTCAACCCAAGGCCACTTCAAAGGGCCTGGCGTGCTGCCCGCTCCGTGGGAAAGTGGCTGAGGGCAGgtcccaggggagcagggagcagcatggaaatgctgctgggaaggggacACTGCGGGGGGGACAGCACCGCACCGGGCGTGCAGGATGGGAGCGGGGGCTCGGCTTTGTCAGCGGCTTGTTCGTACCTGAAATCACCCATCTGTTGTGCTCTCCCCTGGGAAACGGCGGTGTGGGGGTGGCACTGGGCCAagcgggagggctggggcaAGGAAGGGGCTCCAAGCCCCGAGGGGATCAGTCCAGCTGTGCTTTCGGAAATAGCCCGGGTCAACAAACATGAGTCACGCTGGGAGATGCAGGGGTCGGGACGGGGacagcacagctcgtccccgccGTGTGAAAgttgtggaggaaaaaagagagagaaagaagccCTGGGGCTGCTTATCCCAAGGAGGTCCTGGCTGGACGGAGCGGTGTCAGGGTTAAGGCTGTCCTGCCGTCACCCAGAGCCACAGCTCGGCCCCTGGCCTGGGAGTGGGTGGATggtggggcagggatggggcagcacagctccagACAGCGCTGCTCGTGGGGCTGTGGGTTGCCAAGCCCCAGCGCTTGCCCAGGCCCCTTGCCTGCTGCCCTGAGCTGTTGGGGCATAGATGCCGCCCTGGATGGTCCTTACCCTGGCTGGTCCCTGGGCTCATCATGAGTTGCTGCTGGTTCCACttagcagcaggagcaggagatATGGACCACACAGGCATCAGCAGCTTGGCAAAGGCctgtggtgtgtgtgggggtgccAGGATGGCCAAACTGcccctgcagccagtgctgtgCCCACTGCCCAGCTCTAATCTGATGGCCCAGGCACGTGCGTCAGCCACAAAAGCAGCTTAACGGCATCACAGGCTGGCGGGAGTGGGTCAGCATGCGAGGGGGATGCTACAGCCCCTCTGCGGGGAGCAGCGGGGGCCTCACGAGGCTGCAGAGGTGCCATAGGTGGGAGTCATGTCCTGTCAGCACAGAGGACGTAGGTGGGTCCATGGAGGGGCTGGGGTTGGCACCAGTCTCCTCTTGAGCATCCTGGCAATGAGCCCCGAGGGGTCTGCACCGTGGTGAGCATCAGACACCTACCCCAAGCCCCGTCCCCATGGCTGGTGGAGGGTGGATACCCTGTGCTTTGTGGGTCCAGCCATGCCATTGACTGCTTGGTGGCTCGGCTGTGGCTGCTGGTTGGCATTAAccctgttttgttgttgttaaccCCATTTTGCGTGCAGTTcccaggctgggacatgctgtgaGTAAGTAGATATACCATGTCCCTGTGGGGAGAACATGGTACAGAGGGGGCTTATGTCCCCGTGGGGGGCTCAGTCCTGCTCTGAGCTGTCGCAGTCACTCCCAGCAGCTGGGTTGTGTCCACTTGGCAGGGGTGTCTGGTGCTGTGACAGGGTGGCAGACAGGTACTGTGTGTGGGCAGAGCAGGCTACAAGCACTTGTGCCCACATTGCAGAGGGGAGAGGCTGGGTCTGGCCCCCTTGCCCTGGGGCAGGCAAGGAGACAGGCAGCGGGTGCATGAAGGGGGTCTCGGGTTGATGGGGCAGAATGGAGCAGCCCCTGTTTGATGCGTTAGGGGGTATGTGGCTGTTGAAGTAGAGCCTGTGTTGTCATGGGCATGGTGCCTGCTGTACCCACAGGGAATAGCTGCCCATCTGTCTGTCCCCCTCTCTGGGCTGGTGGAGGCTCTAGAAGGGGTGACTTGTGGTGTTGGGGCTCCCCAGACCTGCAGGAATCCATAGGGTGATGCATGTGGACTCAGGGGGCTTCTGAGGGTTGGACTGGGGGGCAGTGGAAGTCCCCCCCAAGCCTGCACCTCGCCATGTCCCTGCCTGTCAGGaggtgcagcaggcagggacccTTCCAGGGCTGGGGCGAGGGgcaagccctgcctgcaccccatccccctgcccggcagccctgccccaccGCATCCCCCCCAGCAGCGGGGCTGAAGGGCATGAGAGGGCACAGGGGGGTCCCCACCAGTCCCTAGGCCTGACAGGAGACCCCAAAAGTCCCATCCCCTTGCCCCTCGTTGAGCGTGGGAGAGCCAGCCTGGCTCCTCCGCGGAGCCGGGGATGCTGCGGCCAACGGTGACGATGCCTCCCGGGGCGCGGAACGGATGATGGGTGACAGTGGCTAAGGACGGTGGGGAGCCCGggcagcccctccagccttccccagcGGTGGCAGGCGGCAGGGCGAGAGTTAAACGCGTGGGGGCCGCCGGGGGGGGGCTGCCTTTGAGTCACTTCCTcgcagagggagggagggaggcttTTGGGGCTGCCGAGCTGCCTCTCCGCCTGGCTCACACCCTGAAGATGAGCCCTGGCCGCTGGCCTCTCCGCCGCCCTAGCCGGGCTCCCCTGGCTGGTCCCTGCCGCCCCGGCCACCGCTGACCCCCCGCCCAGGGATGCAggtgctgtgctgagccagCCCGGGCCAGCCTCGCCTCCAGCCGAAGGGGTCACCGCGCTGATGGAGGTGCTGGTGCAGCCGgacggcagccccagccccgcgggcGAGCGGCCGGAGCGGCCGGAGCACGGCGTGGAGGAGCCCGAGGGCAAGCGTCCCCCCAACACGGGCGCCCGCCTCTGGGGCAGGGTGCGCAGCAAGCTGCTCCGCCAGAAGGTACCTCTCGGGGTGCAGGGGGGGACACGGCTGGCGGGGATGGTGGTGGGCACCGAATGGTCTCTGGCACAGTTTTGCAATGTCGCTGGCCTCTGCTGAACGTGGTGACTGTGGCTtttgccgggggggggggggggcggggaaggctGTGATGTGGGGGGCTGTGTTACTTGTGGGGAGAGGGCTGTGGGGTATGTGCACGGAGCAGGAAGGCTGCTTGGGTGCTTTGGGAGCTCTCAGAAGCAGTTAGTGGCCTGTGaggtgtttgttttcctccttccctctcctgctgtggggctggggggcaccgaGCTGTTTGCACTTGGGGGTCCTGTAGAGAGAGGGCAGGGACccccctgcctggccccaggGTGCACCCAGGAGGCAGCGATGCTTGCAGGCTGGCCGGGGCTGGGCTTTGGGGTGTCTGTGTACCCTctcttgcttgtttttcaaCCCCCCACCCCGGGTCCCCCCCAGGCTTCCCCCAGCTCGCAGCCGTGTCGCAGCCACATCAGCCAGCGCT contains:
- the ABR gene encoding active breakpoint cluster region-related protein isoform X3, giving the protein MEDEEEAIGYLDKVLEDEDDSEPGTPTSPGSPFSASEKGERDAGKGLEMRKLVLSGFLASEEIYINQLEALLLPMKPLKATATTSQPVLTLQQIETIFYKIQDIYEIHKEFYDSLCPKVQQWDSNVTMGHLFQKLASQLGVYKAFVDNYKIALETAEKCSQSNYQFQKISEELKVKGPKDSKESHTSVTMEALLYKPIDRVTRSTLVLHDLLKHTPADHPDYPLLQDALRISQNFLSSINEDIDPRRTAVTTPKGETRQLVKDGFLVELSEGSRKLRHVFLFTDVLLCAKLKKTAVGKHQQYDCKWYVPLADLVFPSPEESEHCPQVHVIPDHELEDMKMKISAIKSEVQKEKANKGQSRAIERLKKKMFENEFWLLLNSPAIPFRIHNRNGKSYLFLLSSDYERSEWREAIQRLQKKDLQAFVLSSVELQVLTGSCFKLRTVHNIPVTSNKDDDESPGLYGFLHVIVHSAKGFKQSANLYCTLEVDSFGYFVSKAKTRVFRDTTEPQWNEEFEIELEGSQSLRILCYEKCYDKTKLNKDNNEIVDKIMGKGQIQLDPQAVQTKNWHMDVIEMNGIKVEFSMKFTSRDMSLKRTPSKKQTGVFGVKISVVTKRERSKVPYIVRQCIEEVEKRGIEEVGIYRISGVATDIQALKAVFDANNKDILVMLSDMDINAIAGTLKLYFRELPEPLLTDRLYPAFMEGIALSDPAAKENCMMHLLRSLPDPNLITFLFLLEHLKRVAEKEPINKMSLHNLATVFGPTLLRPSEGESKGHLTLASDIWSHDVMAQVQVLLYYLQHPPISFTELKRNTLYFSTDV